The following proteins are co-located in the Camelina sativa cultivar DH55 chromosome 12, Cs, whole genome shotgun sequence genome:
- the LOC109128035 gene encoding uncharacterized protein LOC109128035: MSLIPGATPSVYTLNASDNPGALISSVVLNEHNYSEWATELMNSLQAKQKLGFIDGTIPKPTTEPDLSSWKAANSMIIGWIRTSIDPAIRSTVSFVSNAKDLWASLKQRFSTGNGVRRQLLKDEISACRQDGQPILAYYGRLTKLWEELQNYKTTRACTCAAAPDIAKEREDDKVHQFLFGLDERFRPIRSTITDQEPLPDLNHVYSRVIREEQNLNASRLKDAGKTETIGFSVQAVPSLSSPQVAAVSAPRPRDRSSLSCTHCHRQGHDISECFLVHGYPDWWLEQNRHDGSSNTMARGSHGRGTNNRGTTTRGGRYNSSGNRGRGRANAVNTRSPSTSTNWASDSIAQLISLLQAQRPNTSSEKLSGKTRSTDVIIDTGASHHMTGDLRLLSNVVDIVPSPVTKPDGSASRATKRGTLTLNDQYDLPDVLFVPDFNCTLISVAKLLKHTGCIAVFTDTLCFLQDRFTRTLIGAGEEREGVYYFTGVLAARVHKVVKESSSAILWHQRLGHPSTGVLLSLPEFSFLVVILMCSRVVILVFVLNKHVTFFQPVLIKLHLVLSLYIAMFGVLTAHRLLVVLSISLLLLMTSRDLSGRSSWLKNLMSLVYYVIFVP, encoded by the coding sequence ATGAGTTTGATCCCAGGTGCTACTCCTTCCGTCTATACTCTCAACGCATCTGATAACCCAGGTGCTTTGATCTCTTCCGTTGTTCTGAATGAACACAACTACTCTGAATGGGCTACTGAGCTCATGAATTCTCTCCAGGCCAAACAAAAACTTGGCTTTATTGATGGCACCATCCCAAAACCTACGACAGAACCTGATCTATCTTCATGGAAAGCTGCTAACTCCATGATTATTGGCTGGATTCGAACCTCTATCGATCCCGCCATTCGTTCTACCGTTTCTTTTGTCTCCAACGCTAAGGATCTTTGGGCTAGTCTCAAACAGCGGTTCTCCACTGGCAATGGTGTTCGACGCCAACTCCTCAAAGATGAGATTTCCGCTTGTCGACAAGATGGACAACCTATTCTCGCTTACTATGGGCGTTTGACTAAACTATGGGAGGAACTGCAAAACTACAAGACTACCAGGGCGTGTACGTGTGCAGCTGCTCCAGACATTGCTAAAGAACGTGAAGATGATAAGGTTCATCAATTCCTTTTCGGGTTAGATGAACGGTTCCGTCCTATTCGCTCCACCATCACGGATCAGGAGCCTTTACCAGATCTGAATCATGTGTACTCTCGGGTTATTCGTGAAGAACAGAACCTCAATGCCTCTCGCTTGAAGGATGCTGGTAAAACTGAGACCATTGGATTTTCTGTCCAAGCCGTACCATCTCTGTCTTCGCCACAGGTCGCTGCTGTCTCTGCTCCTCGACCCCGCGACCGTTCTTCCTTGTCTTGCACTCATTGTCATCGCCAGGGACATGACATCAGCGAGTGTTTCTTGGTTCATGGTTATCCCGACTGGTGGCTCGAACAGAATCGCCACGATGGTTCCTCCAACACTATGGCTCGCGGCTCTCATGGTCGTGGTACCAATAACCGTGGGACTACAACTCGCGGTGGTCGCTACAACTCTTCTGGCaatcgcggtcgtggtcgtgccAATGCTGTCAACACCCGCTCTCCTTCTACGTCCACTAACTGGGCTTCCGATTCTATTGCTCAGCTGATCTCTCTCCTTCAAGCACAACGTCCGAACACCTCTTCTGAGAAGTTGTCTGGTAAAACTCGATCCACTGATGTTATTATTGATACAGGAGCCTCACACCACATGACCGGCGATTTACGTTTACTCTCTAATGTGGTTGATATTGTTCCCTCGCCGGTCACCAAACCCGATGGGTCTGCTTCTCGTGCCACCAAACGAGGCACCCTTACGCTCAACGATCAATATGATCTTCCTGATGTGCTTTTTGTGCCCGACTTTAACTGCACCTTAATCTCTGTTGCTAAGCTTCTCAAGCATACTGGTTGCATTGCTGTCTTTACTGACACCTTATGTTTCTTGCAGGACCGTTTTACGAGGACTTTGATTGGTGCGGGTGAGGAACGTGAGGGGGTGTATTATTTTACGGGTGTTCTCGCGGCTCGTGTTCACAAGGTCGTCAAAGAGTCTTCTTCGGCAATCTTATGGCATCAACGACTAGGACATCCTTCTACCGgtgttttgctttctttaccAGAATTTTCCTTTCTCGTTGTGATCTTGATGTGCTCAAGAGTTGTGATACTTGTTTTCGTGCTAAACAAACACGTGACGTTTTTCCAACCAGTCTTAATAAAACTACATCTTGTTTTGAGCTTATACATTGCGATGTTTGGGGTCCTTACCGCACACCGTCTTCTTGTGGTTCTGTCTATTTCCTTACTGTTGTTGATGACTTCTCGCGATCTGTCTGGACGTTCCTCATGGCTGAAAAATCTGATGTCTCTCGTTTACTACGTAATTTTTGTGCCATGA
- the LOC104732966 gene encoding proline dehydrogenase 2, mitochondrial, translated as MANRFLRPNLVRRFSTVSPVGPPTTVIPEIISFDHQPKPDVDLDLSDQSRLFASVPISNLIRSTAVLHATAIGPMVDIGSWLMSSKLMETTFTRDLVLGIVKGTFYEHFCAGEDATAAARRVSSVYESTGLKGMLVYGVEHAEDGAACDENIQKFIETVEAAKTLPTSHLSSVVVKITAICPMDVLKRVSDLLRWQYKNPNFKLPWKLNSFPVFSSLSPLYHTTTEPEPLTVEEERELEKAHERLKSVCQRCQESNVPLLIDAEDTILQPAIDYMAYWSAIMYNSDKDRPIVYNTIQAYLKDAGERMHLALRESEKMKVPIGFKLVRGAYMSSEAKLADSLGHKSPVHDTIQDTHDCYNECMSFLMEKASNGSGIAVILATHNTDSGKLGARKASELGIDKENGKIEFAQLYGMSDALSFGLKRAGFNVSKYMPYGPVDTAVPYLIRRAYENRGMMSTGALDRQLMRKELKRRLMGW; from the exons ATGGCAAACCGTTTCCTCCGACCAAACCTCGTCCGCCGTTTCTCCACCGTGAGCCCCGTCGGTCCTCCAACCACCGTCATCCCGGAGATCATTTCCTTTGACCACCAACCAAAGCCAGACGTTGACCTAGATCTCTCCGACCAATCACGACTCTTTGCTTCTGTCCCAATCTCCAACCTCATCCGCTCAACCGCAGTTCTTCATGCCACGGCTATAGGCCCTATGGTTGATATTGGCTCGTGGCTCATGAGTTCGAAACTCATGGAGACGACTTTCACACGCGATTTAGTCCTCGGTATCGTGAAAGGAACATTTTACGAACATTTCTGTGCGGGTGAAGACGCCACCGCGGCCGCGAGACGTGTGAGTAGCGTTTATGAGTCAACAGGACTTAAAGGTATGTTGGTGTACGGCGTCGAACACGCCGAAGACGGTGCCGCGTGTGATGAAAACATTCAGAAATTTATTGAAACCGTCGAAGCTGCTAAAACCCTACCTACGTCTCAC ttAAGCTCAGTGGTGGTCAAGATCACAGCGATTTGTCCAATGGATGTCTTAAAACGAGTTAGTGATTTGCTCCGTTGGCAATACAAGAACCCAAATTTCAAACTTCCATGGAAACTCAATTCATTCCCGGTTTTCTCCAGTTTAAGTCCTCTCTACCACACAACCACTGAACCGGAACCATTGACCGTAGAGGAAGAACGAGAGCTTGAGAAAGCTCACGAACGCCTCAAATCCGTCTGTCAGAGATGTCAAGAATCGAACGTACCGTTACTAATCGATGCCGAAGACACTATTCTCCAACCGGCCATTGATTACATGGCGTATTGGTCGGCGATCATGTACAATTCCGATAAAGATCGACCTATTGTTTACAACACGATTCAAGCGTATTTGAAAGATGCGGGAGAGAGAATGCATTTGGCTTTACGAGAATCAGAGAAAATGAAAGTTCCTATTGGGTTTAAACTGGTGAGAGGTGCTTATATGTCTAGTGAAGCTAAGTTAGCAGATTCCTTGGGTCACAAGTCACCGGTCCACGACACAATTCAAGATACACATGATTGTTACAATGAATGTATGAGTTTCCTTATGGAGAAAGCCTCAAATGGATCAGGCATTGCGGTCATTCTAGCTACGCATAACACTGACTCCG GTAAACTAGGGGCAAGGAAAGCAAGTGAGCTAGGAATCGATAAAGAAAACGGGAAGATCGAGTTCGCACAGCTTTATGGGATGTCAGATGCGTTATCTTTCGGATTGAAAAGGGCCGGTTTCAATGTGAGTAAGTACATGCCATACGGGCCGGTCGATACTGCGGTTCCATACCTTATCCGGCGGGCATATGAGAACCGCGGTATGATGTCTACAGGTGCTCTAGACCGCCAACTTATGAG GAAGGAGCTTAAGAGGAGACTTATGGGCTGGTGA
- the LOC104734041 gene encoding uncharacterized protein LOC104734041 has protein sequence MEVYXNPLVVELLIGESEVTRILIDTGSSVNVIFRDVLAKMEVGERDIMPECHSLTGFDGDHLMSVGTITLPIFVGGIARYFRFAVIDKPTIYNVILGTPWLHKMKAVPSTYHQCVKFPTSKGIYTLRGNQQTARACFLIEHKLRTGKKL, from the coding sequence ATGGAGGTCTACATNAATCCATTGGTCGTCGAACTCTTGATCGGCGAAAGTGAGGTGACGAGAATATTAATCGACACTGGAAGCTCAGTCAACGTCATCTTCAGAGACGTATTAGCCAAAATGGAAGTCGGGGAACGGGACATTATGCCAGAATGTCACTCTTTAACGGGCTTCGACGGGGATCATCTTATGTCCGTCGGCACCATCACCTTACCAATCTTCGTTGGGGGGATAGCCAGATACTTCCGGTTCGCGGTTATCGACAAGCCAACGATCTACAACGTCATCCTTGGAACCCCATGGCTCCACAAGATGAAAGCCGTCCCGTCAACATATCATCAGTGCGTTAAGTTCCCAACTTCGAAAGGAATATACACACTGCGTGGCAATCAGCAAACTGCACGGGCCTGCTTCCTGATCGAGCATAAGCTTCGCACCGGAAAGAAattatag